One part of the Symphalangus syndactylus isolate Jambi chromosome 1, NHGRI_mSymSyn1-v2.1_pri, whole genome shotgun sequence genome encodes these proteins:
- the LOC129488854 gene encoding LOW QUALITY PROTEIN: putative uncharacterized protein DDB_G0291608 (The sequence of the model RefSeq protein was modified relative to this genomic sequence to represent the inferred CDS: deleted 1 base in 1 codon), whose product MAGSRLFSGAHYCGIEAIFDLQGLQQLHWEQPQEPQPPLEPPQEPQPPLEPPQEPQPPLEPPQEHSPPWSPHRNRSPPWSPHRSHSPSCHSWCRNRLAHSSTQVCSSRWAHSSWSHSPHSQSHSPHSRSHSLHSRSHSPHSRSHSPHSRSHSPHSQSHSPHSQSHSLRSSHSSPWFWWIEGGACRGAGEREVQVWSPLSLDPLISQGRVALRPRSLHNSQHFLGM is encoded by the exons ATGGCCGGCAGCAGGCTTTTCTCTGGTGCCCATTACTGTGGTATTGAGGCCATCTTTGATCTGCAG GGTTTGCAGCAGCTGCACTGGGAGCAGCCACAAGAGCCACAGCCCCCCTTGGAGCCTCCACAGGAGCCACAGCCCCCCTTGGAgcccccacaggagccacagccccccttggagcccccacaggag cacagcccCCCTTGGAGCCCCCACAGGAACCGCAGCCCCCCTTGGAgcccccacaggagccacagcccCTCTT GCCACAGCTGGTGCAGGAACAGGCTGGCACACAGCAGCACACAGGTTTGCAGCAGCAGATGGGCACACAGCAGCTGGAGCCACAGCCCCCACAGCCAGAGCCACAGCCCCCACAGCCGGAGCCACAGCCTCCACAGCCGGAGCCACAGCCCCCACAGCCGGAGCCACAGCCCCCACAGCCGGAGCCACAGCCCCCACAGCCAGAGCCACAGCCCCCACAGCCAGAGTCACAGCCTCCGGAGCAGCCACAGCAGCCCATGGTTCTGGTGGATTGAGGGTGGAGCATGTAGAGGAGCAGGTGAGAGGGAGGTGCAGGTGTGGAGCCCCCTGAGCCTGGACCCCCTTATATCCCAGGGTAGGGTCGCTCTGAGACCTCGGTCACTCCATAATTCCCAGCACTTCCTGGGTATGTGA